One genomic region from Prunus persica cultivar Lovell chromosome G3, Prunus_persica_NCBIv2, whole genome shotgun sequence encodes:
- the LOC18782586 gene encoding uncharacterized protein LOC18782586 produces MANDMLKHGDDPPGSTSPLQWLKESEIPVRSDEVANFMGTLNNRNASGVDDITMPCTTTPFSLFPFGDMYGTTNSYAMEMPLTGINLMTDVTPFSNSQNPFFDYDSVYAEGHTPVLPSPVSNFLGLEGKKTEFSQYHTLDYSVPPDNVVSATSDVHIIQNSYVDRKLVTAKGNSAAALESIQRSEELNSNTGRPQLLRNFISDGVSNTVPCHAIDGVDIALNNNFMASEVQEDCPDKFDASLLTLGIGTKTEDLSKSNRSGINVTNNFGRVALPQPNTFYGRKEDRGSLNPSSDVAAGFPCLQNNVGGFAVMKNNMPQDDGQHHFLMPGNRNVCLGIEGNWDTRSAYIDPPNDSFQYSPAVSFIPVGSSLAELPDSGWSRANRLALSPSSSTSTCLTVSETSRNLFSDSSMVFPPICVTRSTSLHDEFGKLSTANQGIAAQVAERGHVPGKFWFSQLPSNSCQPQVIGAVQSSTDLSRSMMTGEEVPITKLNRNVQGSSALVGTSLKRVAEEPPEVASRARKKRRAQSSVGPFAPNWPLLVPSLHLSNASNLTVPGPTAPSLPHQVKSTALLPPLPQTSQSLPLQAKGTASLQPISENAPSLPTLVRRTAVLPPLSQIAPSLPSQAKTIASHQPLPKTASYLRLKGSTASLPSVSQNARSLSSMHQIVPPVPSEAKTTQSHPPLPQAAPNLRSRARSIMSLPTLSQNAPSLTPLPRMAPPLSSQPSSAPPLPQKIWTAKPLPEKSQTASPLPAKSQTASPLPAKSQTASPLHLSPQIAPPLPSQPQTASTFHIKWQGFGQTQTQPIGHKCLICKRDLSFTPEGPVFVPAIRPVVAVLPCGHTFHDHCLRLITPEEEVKNPPCIPCAIGES; encoded by the exons ATGGCAAATGACATGTTGAAACATGGAGATGATCCCCCTGGCTCTACTTCACCATTACAATGGCTTAAGGAAAGTGAAATCCCTGTTAGAAGCGACGAAGTTGCTAACTTCATGGGGACTCTCAACAATCGTAATGCTTCTGGAGTTGATGATATAACCATGCCATGTACCACAACAccgttttctctttttccttttggagaCATGTATGGAACGACTAACTCTTATGCCATGGAAATGCCGCTGACTGGTATAAATTTAATGACTGATGTCACTCCATTCAGCAACTCTCAGAATCCATTTTTTGACTATGATTCTGTATACGCGGAGGGTCATACACCGGTCCTACCAAGCCcagtttcaaattttcttggtttggaagggaaaaaaactGAATTTAGTCAATATCACACCCTTGATTATTCAGTGCCTCCTGATAATGTGGTCAGTGCTACGTCTGATGTCCACATTATTCAAAATTCTTATGTTGACAGGAAATTAGTAACTGCTAAAGGAAATTCAGCTGCAGCCTTAGAAAGTATCCAGCGGAGTGAAGAACTAAATAGTAATACAGGTAGGCCTCAGCTATTAAGAAATTTCATAAGTGATGGAGTTAGCAATACTGTGCCATGCCATGCCATAGATGGTGTAGACATTGCACTAAATAACAATTTCATGGCAAGTGAAGTTCAAGAGGATTGTCCAGACAAATTTGATGCGAGTCTCCTAACCCTGGGAATTGGCACGAAGACGGAGGATTTATCTAAATCTAATAGATCAGGAATAAATGTCACTAATAATTTTGGAAGGGTTGCCCTTCCTCAACCAAATACTTTCTATGGTCGAAAAGAAGACAGAGGTTCCTTGAATCCTTCCTCTGATGTAGCTGCTGGTTTCCCTTGTCTTCAGAACAATGTGGGTGGATTTGCTGTGATGAAAAACAAC ATGCCACAAGACGATGGCCaacatcattttcttatgccgGGAAACAGGAATGTTTGTCTTGGCATTGAGGGGAACTGGGATACAAGATCTGCATATATTGATCCACCTAATGACAGTTTTCAGTACAGCCCTGCTGTATCTTTCATACCAGTTGGTAGCAGCTTAGCTGAGCTCCCTGATTCCGGATGGAGCAGGGCAAATAGGTTGGCATTATCACCTTCTTCGAGTACAAGTACTTGTCTGACTGTATCTGAAACTTCCAGGAACCTCTTTTCTGATTCATCCATGGTTTTTCCTCCTATTTGTGTCACACGAAGCACTTCCCTGCACGATGAGTTCG GGAAGCTTTCCACAGCTAACCAGGGTATTGCTGCACAAGTTGCTGAAAGAGGTCATGTTCCAGGGAAATTCTGGTTTAGCCAGCTACCTA GTAATTCTTGTCAACCTCAAGTCATTGGTGCTGTTCAGTCTTCTACAGACCTTTCTAGATCCATGATGACTG GTGAAGAAGTTCCAATTACCAAACTTAATAGGAATGTTCAGGGTTCTAGTGCTTTGGTTGGAACATCTCTTAAGAGGGTTGCGGAAGAACCCCCAGAAGTGGCTTCCCGAGCACGCAAAAAGAGAAGAGCCCAATCTTCTGTTGGTCCATTTGCTCCAAATTGGCCCCTGCTTGTTCCATCACTACATTTATCCAACGCATCTAATTTGACAGTCCCAGGTCCTACTGCTCCTTCTCTCCCACACCAAGTCAAAAGTACTGCTTTACTCCCACCCCTACCCCAGACCAGTCAGTCTCTCCCACTCCAAGCCAAAGGTACTGCATCACTCCAACCCATATCTGAGAATGCTCCCTCTCTCCCAACCCTAGTTAGGCGTACTGCTGTACTCCCACCCTTGTCCCAGATTGCTCCCTCTCTCCCATCCCAAGCCAAAACTATTGCATCACACCAACCCCTACCCAAGACTGCTTCATATCTCAGACTCAAAGGCAGTACTGCGTCACTCCCATCCGTATCCCAGAATGCTCGCTCCCTCTCATCAATGCACCAAATTGTTCCTCCAGTCCCATCTGAAGCCAAAACCACTCAATCACACCCACCCCTACCCCAGGCTGCTCCAAATCTCAGATCCAGAGCCAGAAGTATTATGTCACTCCCAACCCTATCCCAGAATGCTCCCTCTCTCACACCCCTGCCCCGAATGGCTCCTCCACTCTCATCCCAACCCTCGAGTGCTCCACCACTCCCACAGAAAATTTGGACTGCTAAACCTCTCCCAGAGAAATCTCAGACTGCTTCACCACTCCCAGCAAAATCTCAGACAGCTTCACCACTCCCAGCAAAATCTCAGACAGCTTCACCGCTCCATTTGTCTCCCCAGATTGCTCCACCTCTCCCATCCCAGCCCCAGACTGCTTCAACTTTCCATATAAAATGGCAAG GTTTTGGTCAAACTCAAACTCAGCCAATTGGGCACAAGTGTTTGATATGCAAGAGGGATCTTTCCTTCACACCAGAAGGCCCTGTTTTCGTGCCAGCTATTCGACCAGTTGTTGCTGTTCTACCGTGTGGCCACACCTTTCATGACCACTGCTTGAGGCTTATCACCCCTGAAGAGGAAGTTAAAAATCCTCCGTGCATTCCTTGCGCCATCGGTGAGAGTTGA